The following DNA comes from Methanomassiliicoccales archaeon LGM-DZ1.
GATCCTGCCCGTTCCGGCATCCGGAACGGCACATTTTTCGTTTCCAATCGAATCCATAATTTCTATGCATTTTGATTGAAATTAGATATCAATCCACTATTTTCTGAATTAGTGAATAAATGACTAATTAATCCGAAAAATCTTGACGAAAGTTCCGCCTGATGCAGATCCTCGAGAACGGGGGCCCGCAGTGGAGCTACGAGGTCGTCGACAAGCTGTGCGAAGAGTACGGCATGAAGTCCGAGCACGACAAGCACATGGTGAACTACGACCTGATCGAGATGACCTCGGCCGGATTCCTCAGGGAAGAAGGCTACGAGATCGACACCGAGGGCAAGCTGAACAAGGACCACCTCCTCGTGAAGTACGCCATCACCGATCTCGGGATCACCACCATCGACGAGCTCAAGACGAAGGTGAGACACTATGAGTAACTGGGATGCATACGCGGGCCACTTCGCCGACGGCATACCTGCCGGCGAGATCATCAGCACCGTGTTCATCATTGCCCTCTGCGCATTCGGCGTCATCATCGCGCGCTGGATGTACAAGCAGCTCTGAAAGGGCATGAACAGGGGGCCTTCCGGCCCCCTCCAAACATCCTGAAACCTTTTGCTCCTTTTTTCTATTGTATATGTACATGCCTGCAGAGCATTGCCTCCGGGGCATTCTATCATGCGCTGCGGACGGCCGCCGGTGCCGCTTGTTCGTGCCGTCCGATGTCCGGTCAGGGGCCAGCGATATCCTTTCGGACGGGCTGGGCAGGTCTCCTTTTCTTTCTATATTTAAATGTTTGTTTAAAACTGGGGCTATGGGATGGATCCTGCCCGTTCCGGCATCCGGAACGGCACATTTTTCGTTTCCAATCGAATCCATAATTTCTATGCATTTTGATTGAAATTAGATATCAATCCACTATTTTCTGAATTAGTGAATAAATGACTAATTAATCCGAAAAATCTTGACGAATGAACTTTAAAATAGAAATGTTTAAATATAATAATCTAAAAAAATTTAATTCGCCAGAAAATACTTAAATAGATAACTTCCATCTATTGAATCAGACAAAAGAAGACCTGAAGCATGCACGGAAGTCATGCGGCAGTCTTTCGGCGTCTGGAGTGGTAATATGGCAAATGAAGAGATTCTGGCGGATCTTAAGAAGTCCGTCGAGACCTGGAACTTCGCGCTCTGCAAGGAAGCTACCCAGAAAGCTATCGACGCGAAGATGCCCGTTTCCGAGATCATGGACAAGGGCCTCGGAAAGGGAATGGAGACCATCGGACAGAGGTTCAACGACGCGGAGATCTTCCTGCCACAGGTCGTCGCTGCATCCAAGACCATGGAAATGGCCATCAAGATGCTCGAGCCCCTTATGACCGGCGGAGCTACCGCGACGAAGGGAACCGTTGTCATGGGAACCGTCGAGGGAGACATCCATGAGATCGGGAAGAACGTCTGCTGCGCGATGCTCCGCGGAGCAGGGTACAAGGTCATCGATGTCGGACCCGACGCCGACCCGCAGACCTTCCTCGACGCTGCCGAGGAGAACGACGCCAAGATCATCGGAGGCTCTGCCCTGATGACCACCACCCTCGAGTCCCAGAGGGATATCGTCAACGCCAACAACGAGGACGGCAAGAAGTACAAGTGCATCTTCGGAGGAGCTCCCTGCTCCAAGGAGTGGTGCGATGAGATCGGCGCCGACGGATACTCCGAGACCAGCTCCGAGATCGTCGAGCTCGTCAAGAAGCTCATGGAGTGATTAAAATGGCAGCAACCAGAGCGCTTTCTGTCTGCGACACCTACGACAGGTTCAAGAAGGGTAAGAAGGTCGACGAGTCCGAGTGGGACTACAGCATCATCCCCACCAACGCGACCGAGCTGAAGAACAAGTACAAGCTCGACTTCGGCAACACCTTCATCCCCGAGGACAATGAGGTCAAGAACGCCCTCTTCCAGGCTGGACTTGAGATGCTCGTCAACACCGGGTTCTACCTCAAGGACATGGGAAAGGTCATGCATGTGACCGAGGAGGAGGTCTGGGAGGGGATCAAGAAGACCCCGACCAAGCTCATTCTCGGTGAGGGCAGGGACATCGCCCGCTTCTACCCGAGGCACGGCAACAGCCCCGTGAAGCCCATCATCCAGGGAGGACCTACCGGATCCCCCATCTCCGAGGACGTGTTCGTGCAGGTCATGCAGTCCTACGCCCAGGAAGGCGTCGTCGACGACCTCGTCGACGGTGTCATGACGACCCTCGAGGGGCACCCCGCCAAGTCCGGAACTCCCTACGAGATCCGCGCCACCATGGCGGAGCTCCGCGCCACCAGGGAAGCGAGGGAGAGGGCCGGCCGTCCCGGACTGGGTGTCTAGGGACCCGAGACTCCGCTGACCGAGGCCGCCAGGCTCGCAGCGGACATGGTCCACGCAGGACACCGCGTCACCGACGCGCACGAGTGCTCCCAGCTGAACGAGCTCAAGATGGACATGACCGGCCTGAACATGCTGGCCGGATGGACCGTCAACGGCGACACCATCATGATCGAGCAGATGCCGATCTTCGGCGGATACTGCGGCGGCCTCGAGGAGACCGCGATCTGCGACGTCGCCACCACCCTCGCGTCCTTCGCCCTGTTCAACGGCAACTTCCACCTCGACGGACCTATCCACATCAGGTGGGGAACCACCACCAACAGGCAGTCCCTGCAGGTCGCTGCGCACGCCGCCGCGGCCATCGACAACAACACCGACCTGCTGCTGGCCAACCAGTACTACCCGATGGCGGGCCCCTGCACCGAGATGTGCCTCATCGAGACCGCCGTCCAGGCGATCAACGATACCGGCTCCGGAAGGGAGCTCCTCTCCGGATCCGCCGCCGCCAAGGGTGTCGTCCAGGACAAGACCACCGGAATGGAGGCCCGCGCCATGGGCGAGGCCGCCCTGACCGCCGCCGGAATGAAGGTGTCCGACCTCAACGAGATCATGAACACCCTCGTCTCCGAGTACGAGCAGCACTACAACGATGCTCCCGCCGGAAAGAGGTTCCAGGAGTGCTACGACGTCAAGACCGTCAAGCCCACCGAGGAGTACCTCCAGGTCTACGACCAGGCGATGCAGCACCTCCGCGACGCCGGACTCCCCATCAAGCACTGATCGGGAAGCTGCTAAACACAGGGGGCTCCGGCCTCCTGCTATTTATTTCTCCCGCGGGCCGCGCCAGCGGCCCGTACCTTACCATGCCTTATCCGTAGGCATCCTTTTCCAACAGAACAGAGTTGCATATACAATGGCTGCATCGAGACCTCTCGACGTGTTCGAGGCCTTCACCCGCTTCTCAGAGGGGAAGAAGACCAGGGAGGACCAGTGGACTACGTCACCGTTCCTACGAATGCGCTCCGCATGAAAGAGAAGTCCCATGTTCGGAGGGTACTGCGGCGGGATAGAGGAGACCGCCATCTGCGATGTCGCCTCGACCCTCGCGTCGTTCACCATCCTGGGCACGGACATCCATCTCGACGGCCCCGTCCATATCAGATGGCGTCGCCGCGTCGAAAGGCGTGGTCAAGGACCGCGGGACGGGCATGGAGGCCCCTGATGGGCGAGTCGGCCATCGCCTCGGCAGGCATGGACATAGAGCGCGCCAACAGGGTGATCGACAACATTGTCTCCCTCTACGAGAACAGCTACGCGCATTCGCCGTCCGGGAAGCCCTGTGGGGGACGCGGGCTCGAACAGCGGGTCTATGATCCCGCCCTGCCGGGACGCATGCCCGCATACCGATGGATGCCATCTGGGAAATCTTTATACTCGTTGGATTGGATTACACTCCTGCGTGGGGGACGATCCGGCGATCAGCGGGTCTCTAAAACCTAGCCAGCGGGGATCGACACCCCGGTCTCTC
Coding sequences within:
- a CDS encoding cobalamin-dependent protein (Presence of a B(12) (cobalamin)-binding domain implies dependence on cobalamin itself, in one of its several forms, or in some unusual lineages, dependence on a cobalamin-like analog.); the encoded protein is MANEEILADLKKSVETWNFALCKEATQKAIDAKMPVSEIMDKGLGKGMETIGQRFNDAEIFLPQVVAASKTMEMAIKMLEPLMTGGATATKGTVVMGTVEGDIHEIGKNVCCAMLRGAGYKVIDVGPDADPQTFLDAAEENDAKIIGGSALMTTTLESQRDIVNANNEDGKKYKCIFGGAPCSKEWCDEIGADGYSETSSEIVELVKKLME